In the Candidatus Poribacteria bacterium genome, GTGTGAAGAATAAACCACACTACGCGTTTGAAGGCGGTTCTATCGACGAAGTTGCGATATGGAGTCGTGCCCTTAGCGAGGATGAGGTTAAAACTGCGATGCGAGGTCCCTTGCTCTCGGTTTCGCCGAAAGATAAGGGCACTACGACATGGGGCAATATTAAGCGGAAAGCATTTCAGCCGTAGCAGGAACACAGAATTAATCTGCACCTCCAAACAAAAATGTATTGCATTCTTCCGAGTTGCGTAATATACTCTAATCGCTTCCGAACAAACAAATTTATATCTTTGATGTAAGAAGGTTTCACAAAAGGAGATATAGAATGAAAAGGACGCTTGGTTACGCCATGACACTCAGCACATTGATGTTTATAATGGTAGGATATGCTACAGCAGATCTTGCGGATGACCTTATCGTTCACTTCACGTTCGATAACGTCAAGGGCAAGCGGATCCTTGATGAATCCGGGAACGGTCTGGATGCCAAGGTTATCAAAAATACTGAATTTGTCAAGGGCAAATACGGGAAGGCAATCCGCATTACTAAGGAGACTGAAGATTGTGTGAATATTCCGTCCGCAGATGCCTTAGAAATCAGTGGAGAGATCACGATGATGGCATGGGTGTATCACGAAGATTGGGCGGGGAGTTCTTCCCAATGGTTTGATAAAGGCTGTTATAGCAGAGTCAGTTCATACGGTATGGTGGTCTTCAGTAAAGTGGACGCTCATAGTTCGGGAATCGGGGTTGTCTTAGGCGGCGAACACCAAGTGCGTTTCATCATTCAGAATAGCATGAAGAATAAAACATGGCATCATATTGTAGCAACCAGCGACAGTGCAAGTGTAAAATTTTATCTCGACGGAG is a window encoding:
- a CDS encoding LamG domain-containing protein — translated: MKRTLGYAMTLSTLMFIMVGYATADLADDLIVHFTFDNVKGKRILDESGNGLDAKVIKNTEFVKGKYGKAIRITKETEDCVNIPSADALEISGEITMMAWVYHEDWAGSSSQWFDKGCYSRVSSYGMVVFSKVDAHSSGIGVVLGGEHQVRFIIQNSMKNKTWHHIVATSDSASVKFYLDGEILNPPGHLPPDFQFNFKGINDEDLRIGCAKHRPQYAFEGGSIDEVAIWSRALSDNEIKTAMRSSLLSVSPQGKVATTWGNIKRKAF